One window of the Dreissena polymorpha isolate Duluth1 chromosome 5, UMN_Dpol_1.0, whole genome shotgun sequence genome contains the following:
- the LOC127882014 gene encoding uncharacterized protein LOC127882014: MDVGLLYNFIVVVYGMSLLSPVAFNVRESLQMTEPIVDLAYERTNREYKLAIHLLWSDVLRLNTLYGTRLITHAVWIVIEAHDLHLASMVREFESVAPLLGNLVHQSELRIALGTETYELNRVAAFGQVSLHERETDALPCELVKTTVDNFLQKMVVIRNAFGRTVQTFRRLQ; this comes from the exons ATGGATGTTGGCTTGCTATACAAC TTCATCGTAGTCGTATATGGAATGTCCTTATTGTCACCAGTCGCTTTTAATGTGCGTGAAAGCCTTCAAATGACAGAGCCGATAGTCGATTTGGCGTACGAACGAACGAACAGAGAATATAAACTAGCAATCCATCTACTGTGGTCCGATGTGCTGAGATTAAACACACTCTATGGAACTCGGCTAATAACACATGCTGTTTGGATCGTTATTGAGG CGCATGATTTACACCTTGCGTCTATGGTTAGAGAGTTCGAAAGTGTGGCCCCTCTCCTGGGGAACCTCGTGCATCAAAGTGAACTCAGGATCGCACTGGGCACAGAAACGTATGAACTGAACAGAG TGGCAGCCTTTGGACAAGTCAGCCTTCACGAGCGAGAAACAGATGCGCTTCCATGTGAACTAG TAAAAACAACAGTCGACAACTTCCTTCAGAAAATGGTGGTTATCAGGAACGCGTTTGGTCGCACAGTGCAAACATTCAGAAGACTACAATAA